Part of the Colletotrichum destructivum chromosome 12, complete sequence genome, GTAAACCTCCTTGGCCCCGGGTAACGGCAAAGCTTTGTAGTCTCACGCTCCAGCTTCCCATGACCCGCCTCCCACCCCTGAAAATGGATGACCGAAACCGTTGGTGTTATCGAAGCTTCGGCCATACAGTGGCATGCCCAATATGATCTTGTGACTCGGAACACCAGCGGCTATGTAGTCCGTTACTGCGTTACCTGTCGAAAAAGGCGTCGACTCTGGAGCTGAGGTGCTAGGATGAAGATTCGCCTGGTGGCCAGTGACGGTACTCCATGACCCAGAGTAATCGTACCCCATTAAATAAAAACAGTCCACTATATCTGATACAGATTTGAGGTCAAGCCTTCCGTATTTTTCGCTTCCTGCTGACGATGCAATGCTGAGCTGGAAGTGGTAGGAAGGAGCATGCTCTGCAGCATATGCGTCAAGGCGGCGTCGTACCGCTTGGAGCAAGAGAACATAATCCGCGGCTTCTACTTTGCTCTGAGGAAACTCCCAGTCGATATCGATGCCGTCAAATCCCCAGTCCTTCATCAAAGTCACGGATGAATCAGCAAAGAGCTCTCGACTCTGTTGAGAGCTAGCAACAGTTGCGAAGTGGCTCGACCAGGATGCTCCCCCAATGCTCAACACGACCTTAAGTTGACGGTTTTCTAGTTTCAAAAGAAAAAGCTGCTTGATGCAGCCGTAGACGTTGCTacccatctcatcccatGCTGAAGCAACAGTCAGTGCTCACAGCAGAAGAAAGCAAATGCTCAGTAAGGGAAACCGGAATCTTCGTACAGTCAGTTGCGTAATGCTTCTCTAGGTCTGCGTAAGTGTCCGCGGAGAATCTGCagaaacaaaacaacaaTGGTGAGTAAACGCTGCCAACTGGAGGTGATCACTCACGCTTCTCCGGAGGGTTGAACATTGACGAATGCGTACAATATGTGCGTTATCTTGGAGGCTGGGAGCATTCCGGGATGAAAGGCGCGACCATATATGCTCCTGTGTACAAAAGTCAACGTCAGGATGGACACAAGTTTCCAGTGAGCACATACCAGTTGGTGAAATAGACAGCATTTTGTTGTTGTCCTATTGAAGCAGCAACGCCTACAAAGGCTACCAGAGCCGTGAGTGTTCTTAGCGGCCATTCGGAGTAATACATCTTTATTTGATCGCCCCACAGCACGGGAAGTGAATTGAGCAGGTTTATATATTTACAGGTTCTTAAAGAAAGTCAAATACAATACTATGACGAGCGTTAGATAGTCTGATTATTTCCGACTTGCGTAATTGAGGCGTTGAACAAGAAATTGAAAGCCAACATCAAGTAAGCCTGATCTCCTACTCGCTCTACATTCATGCCGTTGACATTCTTACTTCAAGCGTGACTCACGTCGGAAACAAGAGTTTGGAAATGGGAAATCAAGATGTGATTTCATTATCCAACATTGACTTCCAGCAGTGCACAACAGAGAAGTATGTTGCTAAAGCTATTGGGACAGATAACAATGAAATGTAAAAGCACATTTGCGCATTGCTTATATTACTATTTGTTGCTTTGTTGTCGTATAAGACGGTAGCAAACAATCTATCTCTTCTGTCTTCTGAAAGCTCGCACGCTTCTCCTTTACTTGTACCAATTTCCGTCGGGAATAACCAACACTT contains:
- a CDS encoding Putative glycoside hydrolase family 18, catalytic domain, glycosyl hydrolase family 18 (GH18) active, which gives rise to MYYSEWPLRTLTALVAFVGVAASIGQQQNAVYFTNWSIYGRAFHPGMLPASKITHILYAFVNVQPSGEAFSADTYADLEKHYATDSWDEMGSNVYGCIKQLFLLKLENRQLKVVLSIGGASWSSHFATVASSQQSRELFADSSVTLMKDWGFDGIDIDWEFPQSKVEAADYVLLLQAVRRRLDAYAAEHAPSYHFQLSIASSAGSEKYGRLDLKSVSDIVDCFYLMGYDYSGSWSTVTGHQANLHPSTSAPESTPFSTGNAVTDYIAAGVPSHKIILGMPLYGRSFDNTNGFALPLPGAKEVYDGSVGAVHSWDPATRELVSYDSPSSVRDKVAFIKAKGLGGAMFWEASADRTGNASLIETSYDCLAKEIGIGSRENLVNYADSRYNNLAGGMVTG